A window from Chloracidobacterium sp. encodes these proteins:
- a CDS encoding sigma-54 dependent transcriptional regulator, which translates to MADRTPTILIVDDELSMRELLDHVFRRAGYRTFIAENGAQALEALRSKVFDIVLSDVRMPRLSGTELLHECRQLSPDTVVILMTAHGTVEQAREAFKLGADDFIQKPFDIDELKLIVKNAYEKSLLRREVALLKRELGDRNRLENIIGRSRPMQEVLRLIQTIAGTNSTVLITGESGTGKELVARAIHACSPRSDRPFVSINCGAFTETLLESELFGYMRGAFTGAVTNKKGLFEAADGGTLFLDEIGEMSLGMQVKLLRVLQERSIRRVGGTEEIPVDVRVVAATNRDLSQMVEAGTFRKDLYFRVNVIPISVPPLRERREDIRDLAMHFLKKYGQHRVPPVTSISEAALKYLENYSFPGNVRELENLIERAVALEPTHEIQPERLPESVLRYDPARAASAFELPEQGIHLENFLMEIEKSYILQSLRRTRGNQTKAAELLNMSVRSLRHLLDKHKIRHTASMFRESGARTEDSSETP; encoded by the coding sequence ATGGCTGACCGTACACCAACAATCCTGATCGTGGACGATGAGCTAAGCATGCGTGAACTTCTCGATCACGTCTTCCGTCGGGCGGGCTACCGGACCTTCATCGCTGAAAACGGCGCTCAAGCCTTGGAAGCCCTGCGGAGTAAGGTGTTCGACATTGTGCTGTCTGATGTCAGGATGCCGCGTCTTTCGGGAACGGAACTGCTGCATGAATGTCGGCAGCTCTCTCCTGATACTGTTGTGATTCTCATGACGGCGCACGGCACAGTGGAGCAGGCCCGGGAAGCCTTCAAGTTGGGCGCGGACGACTTTATTCAGAAGCCCTTCGACATTGATGAACTCAAGCTCATCGTCAAGAACGCTTACGAAAAGAGCCTCCTGCGCCGCGAAGTCGCCTTGCTCAAGCGCGAGCTGGGCGACCGCAACCGCCTGGAGAACATCATCGGACGCAGCCGCCCGATGCAGGAGGTCCTCCGCCTCATTCAAACCATCGCCGGGACGAACAGCACCGTCCTGATTACCGGCGAGTCTGGAACCGGCAAGGAATTGGTGGCGCGTGCCATCCATGCCTGCAGCCCGCGCAGTGACCGGCCGTTTGTCTCAATCAACTGCGGCGCTTTTACGGAAACTCTCTTAGAGTCGGAACTGTTCGGCTACATGAGGGGCGCGTTTACGGGCGCCGTGACCAACAAGAAGGGCCTCTTTGAGGCGGCTGACGGCGGGACGCTCTTCCTCGACGAAATCGGGGAGATGAGCTTAGGAATGCAGGTTAAGCTGTTGCGCGTCCTTCAGGAACGTTCGATTCGGCGAGTCGGCGGGACGGAGGAAATCCCGGTGGATGTCCGAGTCGTCGCGGCGACTAACCGTGATCTATCGCAGATGGTCGAAGCCGGTACATTTCGCAAAGACCTGTACTTTCGGGTCAATGTCATTCCAATCTCGGTCCCGCCGCTGCGTGAGCGGCGAGAAGACATCCGCGATCTGGCGATGCATTTTCTCAAAAAGTACGGCCAGCATCGCGTCCCTCCGGTGACTTCCATCTCGGAAGCGGCGCTCAAGTACCTTGAAAACTACTCGTTTCCGGGTAATGTCCGGGAACTGGAAAATTTGATCGAACGGGCTGTCGCGCTAGAGCCAACCCATGAAATCCAGCCTGAACGTCTGCCCGAGAGCGTCTTACGCTACGACCCGGCCCGCGCCGCCTCCGCCTTCGAACTACCGGAACAAGGTATTCATCTTGAAAACTTCCTGATGGAGATTGAGAAGTCCTACATTCTGCAATCGCTGCGCCGGACACGCGGCAATCAGACCAAAGCGGCGGAGTTGCTCAACATGTCGGTGCGCAGCCTGCGCCACCTCCTGGATAAGCATAAGATTCGGCACACGGCGAGCATGTTTCGGGAAAGCGGCGCGCGTACAGAAGACAGTTCAGAAACGCCCTGA
- a CDS encoding DUF2934 domain-containing protein, which produces MIDTQQVRQSLLQDRAVVDAIRRRAHQISLERGYSTPQHMADDWFRAENEILEKLVEEEIKRRQKMNAAISESAMAEESIPSVTLSPPDDQPAPAPTRKPVARRSKKATAPEVGAAAALSPTAEVADKPKRTRKAKTTEPTTAMPQKTAAAEAPPPASAKTKAMKSSKRKTP; this is translated from the coding sequence ATGATAGATACACAACAAGTTCGTCAGTCACTGCTGCAGGACCGAGCCGTTGTAGATGCGATTCGTCGTCGGGCGCATCAGATTTCACTCGAACGCGGCTACAGTACGCCGCAGCATATGGCGGACGACTGGTTTCGGGCGGAAAACGAAATTCTTGAAAAACTGGTTGAGGAAGAAATCAAACGCCGCCAAAAAATGAACGCCGCCATCAGCGAAAGCGCAATGGCGGAGGAATCCATTCCCTCCGTGACGCTGTCACCGCCAGACGACCAGCCTGCTCCAGCTCCGACTCGCAAGCCAGTCGCGCGCCGCAGCAAAAAAGCGACGGCTCCTGAAGTAGGCGCAGCGGCGGCACTGTCGCCGACGGCTGAGGTCGCCGACAAGCCGAAGCGAACACGAAAGGCAAAGACAACGGAACCGACCACTGCAATGCCGCAGAAGACAGCCGCCGCTGAAGCTCCACCCCCTGCTTCAGCGAAAACTAAGGCGATGAAGTCGTCGAAGAGAAAGACCCCGTAG
- a CDS encoding PP2C family protein-serine/threonine phosphatase, translated as MPAWTSRLPFPPTVVVAVIALFGLVSGLVLTSQNLPDLTLLDELDRPTNTRLAHDFLLRQTGQPPPDGFTFRLLQLDRPSLTVLRQSRPEADTRRLAHQAHLPLVIDHVVWFRSNGKLAARIGLTSTGELVSYLNGETPPTTNEPPQETAIARARAFLNGAGVGLAWLGAPQVESVPGQTETEVRWQQPVAELPELTRVIVVRLRGETVWYFQHRLQPTAVNQLRQLDLSIVPPLLTLSLQIGLLAVAIAYLLKTARRHAILWRVPTVSAAVVGCSLLLAFAASLPYTVNKSMFESPVGDSSPLRLASLQTQQGIVISVGSQLVSGLIYILLEMGTVWAACAALLHIEYEIQRPCAEVFRSVLLLRRVPYATMLERNLVGSGVGWALLGFTGAFCWLTNGSRRPIEQASDQLMLLLDAWSPELLVFGTLIAGTFTQGIVFIAFVWLALADWLRWPLRVAWLATALVGGIGWNDPFIFVTSYNLTTPWFWVRDVVLALALTATFESFGLWATLCAIWVYQATGMAVIAATLPATGFSPWLPALSVMLPFTTVALTWRPAESERDTQPTLLERVIEEQRQAQQLALAARIQAAFLPTNAPQLEGWDIAAATLPAREVGGDFYDFFHGPNKTLGIFMGDVSGKSVSGALFTAVAMTTFRSEVEEDKLGCAAMLTRLNELLYPDMKRVRMFVAAAYVQLDLTSGRFTVANAGLPAPAYRRRGALSGESAVTFLEVGGLPLGSFRRTTYNELQAVLHLESQDCLVLTSDGVVEALNEERAAYGYERLAAVVDRHADQGAQSLCEAIVADVKRHIGDGEQSDDITIVVIQRRSSPPPSASDNGFAQTTSRNASSSAEKRNT; from the coding sequence ATGCCTGCTTGGACCAGCCGGTTGCCATTTCCCCCGACAGTTGTCGTCGCGGTTATTGCGCTCTTTGGCTTGGTCTCGGGTTTAGTGCTAACAAGCCAAAACCTTCCAGACCTGACACTGCTTGATGAGCTCGACCGCCCGACCAACACCCGTCTAGCGCATGACTTTCTGCTTCGGCAAACGGGCCAGCCGCCGCCGGATGGCTTTACGTTTCGCCTACTCCAACTGGATAGGCCGTCGCTGACCGTGCTGCGCCAGAGTCGGCCGGAAGCCGACACCCGCCGCTTGGCCCATCAAGCGCATTTGCCCTTGGTGATTGACCACGTCGTCTGGTTTCGATCCAACGGCAAGCTGGCTGCACGGATTGGCCTGACCAGTACGGGCGAGTTGGTGAGCTATCTCAACGGCGAGACGCCACCGACGACAAACGAGCCGCCGCAGGAAACGGCCATTGCGCGGGCGCGCGCTTTTCTCAACGGCGCTGGCGTTGGGTTGGCGTGGCTGGGCGCTCCTCAAGTTGAAAGCGTACCGGGGCAGACGGAAACGGAGGTTCGTTGGCAACAACCTGTGGCGGAGCTGCCGGAACTGACGCGCGTGATTGTTGTGCGGTTGCGCGGCGAAACCGTTTGGTACTTCCAGCATCGTCTTCAACCAACCGCCGTCAACCAGCTTCGTCAGCTTGATCTCAGCATTGTTCCGCCGCTCCTCACGCTGTCACTTCAAATTGGCTTACTTGCGGTAGCGATCGCGTACCTTCTCAAAACAGCTCGCCGCCATGCCATTCTTTGGCGTGTCCCGACCGTAAGCGCCGCTGTAGTGGGCTGCAGCCTGCTGTTAGCGTTTGCCGCCTCGCTGCCTTACACCGTCAACAAGAGCATGTTCGAAAGCCCGGTCGGCGACAGCTCTCCACTGCGGCTGGCGAGTTTGCAGACTCAACAGGGGATAGTTATCAGCGTTGGCAGCCAGTTGGTTTCCGGTCTGATCTACATCCTTCTGGAGATGGGAACGGTTTGGGCGGCGTGCGCAGCGCTGCTGCACATTGAGTATGAGATTCAGCGCCCATGTGCGGAGGTTTTTCGCTCCGTCCTGCTCCTCCGGCGCGTGCCTTACGCCACAATGTTAGAACGCAACTTGGTCGGAAGCGGTGTTGGGTGGGCGCTGCTTGGTTTTACCGGCGCGTTTTGTTGGCTGACCAACGGTTCAAGGCGGCCGATAGAGCAAGCCAGCGACCAGCTCATGTTGCTGCTTGACGCCTGGTCGCCAGAGTTGCTGGTGTTTGGGACGCTGATCGCGGGTACCTTCACACAAGGCATTGTTTTTATCGCCTTTGTCTGGCTTGCCTTGGCGGATTGGCTTCGCTGGCCGCTCCGGGTTGCTTGGCTGGCGACGGCGTTGGTCGGTGGCATCGGGTGGAATGATCCCTTCATCTTCGTGACGTCATACAACCTCACTACGCCGTGGTTCTGGGTGCGGGATGTCGTGCTGGCGTTAGCGCTCACGGCGACCTTCGAGAGTTTCGGATTATGGGCGACGCTCTGTGCTATCTGGGTTTATCAAGCGACTGGCATGGCGGTCATCGCAGCGACCCTTCCAGCGACGGGCTTTTCGCCTTGGTTGCCGGCGTTATCGGTGATGCTGCCCTTCACAACGGTGGCATTGACGTGGCGGCCAGCGGAAAGCGAGCGGGATACTCAACCAACGCTCCTAGAGCGCGTGATCGAAGAACAACGTCAGGCGCAACAACTTGCGCTGGCGGCTCGAATCCAAGCGGCGTTCCTGCCGACGAATGCGCCGCAGCTTGAAGGTTGGGATATTGCCGCCGCCACGTTGCCGGCGCGCGAAGTCGGCGGTGACTTCTATGACTTTTTTCATGGGCCGAACAAAACGCTTGGCATCTTTATGGGTGACGTCTCGGGGAAGAGCGTCTCCGGCGCCCTGTTTACGGCGGTGGCGATGACCACGTTCCGCAGTGAAGTTGAGGAGGACAAACTTGGTTGCGCCGCCATGCTAACGCGTCTCAATGAGCTGCTCTACCCGGATATGAAACGGGTTCGCATGTTTGTCGCCGCCGCCTACGTACAGCTTGACCTCACTAGCGGCCGCTTTACTGTGGCGAACGCAGGCTTGCCAGCGCCGGCTTACCGACGGCGCGGCGCACTTTCTGGAGAGTCCGCCGTAACGTTCCTCGAAGTCGGCGGCCTACCGCTGGGGAGTTTTCGGCGGACAACGTACAACGAACTGCAAGCCGTCCTGCACCTCGAAAGCCAAGATTGCTTGGTGCTAACTAGTGACGGTGTCGTGGAGGCCTTGAACGAGGAAAGGGCGGCCTACGGCTATGAGCGGTTAGCGGCGGTTGTCGACCGCCATGCTGACCAAGGTGCACAGTCCCTCTGCGAGGCGATTGTGGCGGATGTCAAACGCCACATCGGGGACGGCGAGCAGTCAGACGACATCACGATTGTCGTCATCCAGCGCCGCTCCTCGCCGCCGCCTTCCGCCAGCGACAACGGCTTTGCTCAAACCACGTCGCGCAACGCATCCTCCAGCGCCGAAAAACGAAATACATAG
- a CDS encoding TIGR01777 family oxidoreductase: protein MKKLFITGGSGFIGRSLLPALKLEGYDLAALSRKVRDTSSGVRWVLGDPMAADDWQKEVDGAFGLINLAGEPIVGKRWTPEQKKLLRDSRVATTQNLVSAIAQAKRKPKVLISASAIGLYPKNQETELDETSHPADDFLGKLCQEWEDAAKVAEVHGVRTVLLRIGVVLGRDGGALARMLPVFKLGLGGPLGSGMQWFSWIHVADVVGLIQWALASDAIQGPINAVAPNPVRMRDFAATLGKVLNRPAFLPAPAFALNLMLGESAQVVLDGQRVVPRAALQQGYVFRFSALEDALRDVV from the coding sequence ATGAAAAAGCTCTTTATTACCGGTGGAAGTGGTTTTATTGGGCGGTCGCTTCTCCCGGCGCTCAAGCTTGAAGGATACGATTTGGCAGCCCTGTCACGAAAAGTTCGTGACACTTCCAGCGGCGTTCGCTGGGTGCTGGGCGATCCGATGGCAGCCGATGACTGGCAAAAGGAAGTGGATGGCGCTTTCGGTCTTATCAACCTCGCCGGCGAGCCAATTGTAGGCAAGCGGTGGACGCCGGAGCAGAAAAAACTTCTCCGGGACAGTCGGGTAGCGACAACCCAGAACCTTGTCAGCGCCATTGCTCAGGCGAAACGCAAGCCGAAGGTTTTGATATCGGCTTCAGCGATTGGGCTATATCCCAAAAATCAGGAAACCGAACTAGACGAGACCAGTCATCCCGCCGACGACTTTCTTGGGAAACTCTGTCAGGAATGGGAAGACGCCGCCAAGGTCGCTGAAGTACACGGTGTACGCACCGTGCTGCTACGGATTGGCGTTGTCCTTGGGCGGGACGGCGGCGCACTGGCGCGGATGCTGCCGGTCTTCAAACTCGGCCTCGGCGGCCCGCTGGGCAGTGGGATGCAATGGTTTTCTTGGATTCATGTCGCTGATGTGGTCGGGTTGATCCAGTGGGCGCTGGCGTCGGACGCCATCCAAGGGCCAATCAACGCCGTAGCGCCGAACCCAGTGCGGATGAGGGACTTCGCCGCCACGCTTGGCAAGGTGCTCAACCGCCCGGCGTTTCTACCGGCACCGGCGTTTGCGCTCAACTTGATGCTTGGAGAATCAGCGCAAGTGGTGTTGGACGGGCAGCGGGTTGTGCCCAGAGCAGCCCTCCAGCAGGGCTATGTATTTCGTTTTTCGGCGCTGGAGGATGCGTTGCGCGACGTGGTTTGA
- a CDS encoding M20/M25/M40 family metallo-hydrolase has translation MGATMWNIFRASRRLSAVLALLLLLTGFGGSSPLPANLDAVSATQLKRHLSFLASAELGGRYTLSAGNRIAARYLAAQLEAFGYRGAAADGSFFQLIPFVTRTGGQDSTITLDSTSKPFVHGEDFILRDPTATLPNLSLQAELVFVGYGVSHPKLDAYRNVNADGRIAVCLASGMPAELTGETLPENWREQAALEHGVRALLLIPDEKLAEGWAQAAAYARRQSRPRVRPKAETTAVAPAAPTFLLSPAAAEAVLADFNLTLKQLYEAAKTGATLPSVAGSRQCVIRTFENEKVEYGRNVVGVLDGSDPELKREYVVLSAHYDHLPAQGETIFPGADDDGSGTAAVLELARVFAEGPRPKRSILILFNTGEEMGLLGSGYFTDQEPLVPLEAIVANFNIDMIGRSRAPGDTQRENAALTDRDGVFLIGPDKHSSELFELSKQTNEETVRLRLDYTYNDENHPLRLFYRSDHWNFAKHGVPVIFYFTGLHADYHRPTDTVDKIDFEKMTRITKLVYATAWRTANRERRFELDRWKRPSSSDRRR, from the coding sequence ATGGGGGCGACAATGTGGAACATCTTTCGCGCGTCACGTCGTCTGTCGGCGGTTTTGGCGCTGCTGCTTTTGCTGACCGGCTTCGGCGGTTCGTCGCCGCTTCCGGCCAACTTGGACGCCGTCAGCGCGACGCAGCTCAAGCGACACCTTTCGTTTCTAGCCTCGGCCGAACTAGGTGGGCGCTACACGCTCAGCGCCGGCAACCGCATCGCAGCGCGCTATCTGGCGGCTCAACTCGAAGCGTTTGGCTATCGAGGCGCGGCGGCGGATGGTTCGTTTTTTCAGCTCATTCCTTTTGTGACCCGCACCGGCGGGCAGGACTCAACCATCACCTTGGACAGCACCTCAAAGCCGTTTGTTCATGGCGAGGACTTTATTCTGCGCGATCCGACGGCGACGCTGCCCAATCTCTCGCTGCAAGCCGAGCTGGTTTTTGTCGGTTACGGGGTGTCTCATCCAAAGCTGGACGCTTACCGGAACGTCAACGCCGATGGCCGGATTGCTGTCTGTTTGGCGAGTGGGATGCCTGCTGAACTCACTGGTGAAACCTTGCCTGAAAACTGGCGGGAGCAGGCGGCGCTGGAACACGGCGTCCGCGCCCTGCTGTTGATCCCAGACGAGAAGCTGGCCGAGGGGTGGGCGCAGGCCGCCGCGTACGCACGCCGTCAGTCGCGGCCGCGCGTCCGCCCCAAAGCCGAGACGACAGCCGTTGCGCCGGCGGCACCCACGTTCTTACTGAGTCCCGCCGCTGCTGAAGCCGTGCTCGCCGACTTCAATCTGACGCTGAAACAGCTCTATGAAGCGGCTAAGACTGGCGCAACGTTGCCTTCGGTCGCTGGCTCGCGACAGTGCGTCATTCGGACTTTTGAGAATGAAAAAGTTGAGTACGGCCGAAACGTCGTTGGCGTCCTTGACGGGAGCGACCCTGAACTCAAGCGGGAGTATGTCGTTCTTAGCGCGCACTACGACCACCTGCCCGCGCAGGGGGAAACCATTTTTCCCGGCGCAGACGACGACGGCTCCGGGACGGCGGCGGTCTTGGAGCTGGCGCGGGTTTTTGCTGAGGGGCCGCGCCCGAAACGCTCCATTCTGATTTTGTTCAACACGGGTGAAGAAATGGGTTTGCTTGGCTCCGGCTACTTCACCGACCAAGAGCCGCTCGTCCCTCTTGAGGCTATTGTTGCCAACTTCAACATTGACATGATTGGCCGCTCACGCGCACCCGGCGACACGCAACGCGAAAATGCGGCGCTGACCGACCGCGACGGCGTTTTCCTCATCGGGCCAGACAAACATAGCAGCGAACTCTTCGAGTTGAGTAAACAGACTAATGAGGAAACCGTCAGGCTGCGGCTTGATTACACCTACAATGACGAAAACCACCCGCTACGGCTTTTCTACCGCAGCGATCACTGGAATTTCGCCAAGCACGGTGTTCCCGTCATTTTCTACTTCACGGGCTTACATGCCGACTATCACCGTCCGACCGATACAGTAGACAAGATAGACTTTGAAAAGATGACCCGGATTACCAAGCTCGTTTACGCTACGGCTTGGCGAACAGCCAATCGTGAGCGTCGCTTTGAATTGGATAGATGGAAACGCCCTTCATCTTCAGATCGGCGACGGTGA